Proteins encoded in a region of the Larimichthys crocea isolate SSNF chromosome XVI, L_crocea_2.0, whole genome shotgun sequence genome:
- the zdhhc16b gene encoding palmitoyltransferase ZDHHC16B, giving the protein MRMGSSWRWQLSRAMRLALRWCRLCRPQRGGGRGGGSKLWISGKFLELWSYSKLLLKSLYFNSLSNSDTLLDCAFEPVYWIVDNVTRWFGVVFVSLVILLTTSVVVIVYLFVLPTILGTYPVYWIIWHLCCGHWLLVMVVFHYYKATTTSPGHPPKDKVHIPSVSICKKCITPKPPRTHHCSICNTCVLKMDHHCPWLNNCVGHFNHRYFFSFCAYMTLGCIYCSISSRDLFLDAYGAIERYYQTPSPPEDLSETTSHKSILFLWVLTSSVAVALGGLTLWHIILISRGETSVERHINRKETRRLREKGKAFRNPYHHGRMNNWKLLFGVEKRSHWFTRVLLPSSHLPKEDGIIWDCNFNRTDPMAI; this is encoded by the exons ATGCGTATGGGCAGCAGCTGGAGGTGGCAGCTCTCCCGGGCCATGAGACTAGCGCTTCGCTGGTGCCGGCTGTGCCGCCCGCAGAGAGGTGGTGGCCGAGGCGGGGGGAGCAAGCTGTGGATCAGCGGCAAGTTTTTGGAGCTGTGGAGCTACAGCAAGCTGCTGCTCAAGTCACTGTACTTCAACAGCCTCAGCAACTCGGACACCCTGCTGGACTGTGCGTTCGAACCCGTCTACTGGATTGTGGACAACGTGACCCGCTGGTTTGGAGTG gtgtttgTCTCTCTGGTCATACTGCTCACAACTTCAGTTGTGGTCATCGTCTACCTGTTCGTCTTACCCACGATCCTCGGCACTTACCCTGTGTACTGGATCATTTGGCACCTCTGCTGTGGCCACTGGCTTCTCGTCATGGTGGTTTTTCATTACTACAAggccaccaccacctccccagGACACCCACCCAAG gacAAAGTTCATATTCCTTCAGTGTCCATCTGTAAGAAATGCATCACTCCAAAACCACCCAGGACGCACCACTGTAGCATCTGCAACAC GTGTGTCTTGAAGATGGATCACCACTGTC CCTGGTTGAACAACTGCGTGGGTCATTTCAACCACCgctacttcttctccttctgcgCCTACATGACCCTGGGCTGCATCtactgcagcatcagcagcagggACTTGTTTCTAGATGCTTACGGTGCTATAGAG AGATACTATCAGACCCCTTCTCCACCCGAAGACTTAAGCGAGACCACCAGTCACAAGAGTATCCTCTTCCTCTGGGTGCTGACCAG CTCAGTGGCAGTAGCTCTTGGAGGACTCACCCTGTGGCACATCATACTCATCAGCAGAGGAGAGACCAGCGTGGAGCGGCACATCAACCGCAAAGAGACCAGAAGACTAAGAGAGAAGGGAAAG GCGTTCAGAAATCCATATCATCATGGTAGAATGAACAATTGGAAGTTACTGTTTGGCGTGGAAAAAAGGAG TCACTGGTTCACGCGGGTCCTCTTGCCGTCCAGCCACCTTCCTAAAGAAGACGGCATCATTTGGGACTGCAACTTCAACAGAACTGACCCGATGGCCATCTGA
- the vps35l gene encoding VPS35 endosomal protein-sorting factor-like isoform X1 yields the protein MAAVQWRSRGRNYDAELQRCRPEAALVEFGDYHPLKPIMVTDTKTRRGTRKGSTSSSSSSSSSAPADPLSSMLDGTDPLSMFAAASASEAPAMSHSVSAGDLGRKKREKEEEVVGADFEPWSSKRGEILARFTTTEKLSINLCMGSDKGKAPSPGSAVSEKVRTRLEELDDLEEGSQRELLNLSQQDYANRIEELNQSLKEAWASDQKVRALKIVIQCSKLLSDTSVIQFYPSKFVLITDILDTFGRLVYDRIWTMCSDPRPLPDSFTVDDVNDTAKETCLNWFFKIASIRELLPRLYVEAAILKCNRFLNKSGIQETLPRLTAMIRGIGDPLVAAYTRAYLCRVGMEVAPHLKDSLNRNFFDLLGTFRQISGDSVQNQLVLQRVEVPEYLTLYSPAINWILQCIAYRAPELLLTEMMDRCKKLGNNALLLNSVMRAFRPEFVAARATDFIGMIKDCDEAGFPKHLLFGSLGRSLACADPPESERLTILNEAWKVVTKVRNPQDYVNCAEIWVEFTCRHFTKREVNTVLADIIKHMTPDRAFEDAYPQLQSVIRKILTYFHDFSLLFSMERFLPFLDMFQKDSVRVEVCRSIMEVFIKHQVEPTRDPVILNAMLHICKTMHDSVNALTLDDEKRSLALLIIGFIRMVSFGRDFEQQLSFCVEARATFCNLEPVLVQLIHTVNQLAMETSTVMRGSHSRKTAAFVRACAAYSFITIPSLSSIFSRLSLYLLSGQVALANQCLSQADAFLKAAVSILPEVPRSISVEGKLRSSESFLLDFINNFLATLLVVPDHPEHGVLYLVRGLLNMVQDYTWEDNSDAKVRVYVSALPLLAAMSQETYLYSIPKVDSNETLYGGDPKFLSEINKLCETLIGQILDHLKALGRDEQSTRRQCALAFSLFGVLLAHGDLRNNKLSQLAVNLWNLSHKHGYCETRISVRTLEYIKHQAHLPDMTHLTDTVQRLALQSRT from the exons atggctgCGGTGCAGTG GCGTTCCCGCGGGCGCAACTATGacgcagagctgcagagatgtCGTCCTGAGGCGGCTCTGGTTGAGTTTGGAGACTATCATCCCCTCAAACCCATCATG GTGACAGACACAAAGACCCGCCGTGGTACTCGTAAAGGCAGcacctcctcgtcttcctcctcctcctcctccgcacCCGCAGACCCACTCAGCTCCATGCTGGACGGGACCGATCCCCTCTCCATGTTCGCGGCGGCCTCAGCCAGCGAGGCTCCAGCCATGTCACACAGCGTCTCCGCAGGG GATttggggaggaagaagagggaaaaggaggaagaggtggtggGAGCAGACTTTGAACCCTGGTCGTCCAAACGAGGAGAGATCCTGGCTAGGTTCACCACCACTGAAAAGCTCTCAATT AATCTTTGCATGGGTTCTGATAAAG GAAAAGCTCCAAGTCCAGGATCAGCTGTTTCAGAGAAAGTTCGTACTCGTCTGGAGGAACTGGATGATCTGGAGGAG ggctCCCAGAGAGAGCTGCTGAACCTCTCCCAGCAGGATTACGCTAACCGCATTGAGGAGCTAAACCAGTCCCTGAAGGAGGCCTGGGCTTCTGACCAGAAGGTCAGAGCCCTGAAGATCGTCATCCAG TGCTCTAAGCTTCTATCTGACACCTCGGTGATCCAGTTCTACCCCAGCAAGTTTGTTCTCATCACTGATATCCTCGACACTTTTG GTCGGCTGGTGTACGATAGAATCTGGACCATGTGTTCAGACCCAAGACCCCTACCAG aTTCATTCACAGTCGATGATGTGAATGACACAGCCAAGGAGACGTGCCTCAACTGGTTCTTCAAGATCGCTTCCATCAGGGAGCTTCTGCCCAGATT ATACGTCGAGGCCGCCATTCTCAAGTGCAACCGCTTCCTGAACAAATC CGGTATTCAAGAGACGCTCCCTCGGTTGACAGCCATGATCAGAGGGATCGGAGACCCTCTGGTGGCAGCGTACACCAGAGCTTACCTCTGCAGG GTGGGCATGGAAGTCGCTCCCCACCTTAAAGACAGCCTGAACCGCAACTTCTTTGACCTGCTCGGCACCTTCCGGCAGATCAGCGGGGACAGCGTCCAGAACCAGCTGGTCCTGCAGAGGGTGGAGGTGCCCGAGTACCTGACGCTGTATTCACCCGCCATCAACTGGATCCTGCAGTGCATCGCCTACAGAGCTCCTGAG CTTCTGCTAACAGAGATGATGGACCGATGCAAGAAGCTGGGGAACAA TGCCTTGCTGCTGAACTCAGTCATGAGGGCCTTCAGGCCGGAGTTCGTTGCAGCCAGAGCCACGGACTTCATCGGTATGATCAAAGACTGCGACGAGGCCGGTTTCCCGAAG CATCTGTTGTTTGGGTCTCTGGGTCGCAGTCTGGCTTGTGCCGACCCTCCAGAATCTGAGAGGCTGACGATCCTTAATGAAGCCTGGAAGGTCGTCACCAAAGTCCGAAATCCTCAG GATTACGTCAACTGCGCTGAGATCTGGGTGGAATTCACCTGTCGACACTTCACA AAACGTGAGGTCAACACTGTTCTGGCTGACATCATCAAACACATGACCCCCGACCGGGCATTTGAGGACGCTTATCCTCAG CTGCAGTCAGTGATCAGGAAGATCCTCACCTACTTCCACgacttctccctcctcttctccatg GAGCGTTTTCTACCGTTCTTAGACATGTTCCAGAAGGACAGTGTGAGGGTGGAGGTCTGCAGGTCCATCATGGAGGTCTTCATCAA ACACCAGGTGGAGCCCACCAGAGACCCGGTCATCCTCAACGCTATGCTGCACATCTGCAAGACAATGCACGACTCTGTGAA CGCTCTCACTCTTGACGACGAGAAAAGATCTTTGGCTCTGCTGATCATCGGCTTCATCCGCATG gtTTCTTTTGGTCGTGACTTCGAGCAGCAGTTGAGTTTCTGTGTGGAGGCCAGGGCCACCTTCTGTAACCTGGAGCCAGTGCTGGTGCAGCTCATCCAT ACGGTGAACCAGCTGGCGATGGAGACCAGCACGGTGATGAGAGGGAGTCACTCCAGAAAAACGGCGGCCTTCGTCAGG GCGTGCGCTGCCTACAGCTTCATCACCATCCCGTCTCTCAGCAGCATCTTCAGTCGTCTCAGCCTCTACCTGCTGTCTGGTCAGGTAGCCTTGGCAAACCAGTGTCTGTCTCAGG CGGATGCTTTCCTGAAGGCCGCGGTCAGTATTCTTCCGGAAGTTCCTCGCTCCATCAGCGTGGAGGGGAAACTCCGCTCTTCTGAGAGCTTCCTCCTGGACTTCATCAACAACTTCCTAGCTACGCTGCTGGTTGTCCCG GACCATCCAGAGCACGGCGTGCTCTACCTGGTCCGCGGCCTGCTCAACATGGTCCAGGATTACACCTGGGAAGACAACAGTGACGCTAAGGTGCGGGTCTACGTCAGTGCTCTGCCCCTGCTGGCTGCCATGAGCCAGGAAACCTACCTCTACTCCATCCCTAAAG TTGACTCCAATGAGACACTTTATGGCGGAGACCCCAAGTTTCTATCAGAGATCAACAAGCTGTGTGAGACTCTGATCGGACAGATCCTGGACCACCTGAAGGCACTCGGTCGAGACGAG CAGAGCACGCGGCGTCAATGCGCTCTGGCGTTTTCCTTGTTCGGTGTCCTGCTGGCTCACGGCGACCTGAGGAACAACAAGCTGAGCCAGCTGGCTGTCAACCTGTGGAACCTCAGCCACAAACACGGATACTGTGAGACTCGTATCTCA GTTCGGACTCTTGAGTACATTAAACACCAGGCTCACCTGCCCGACATGACTCACCTGACAGACACAGTCCAGAGGCTGGCACTGCAGTCCCGCACCTGA
- the vps35l gene encoding VPS35 endosomal protein-sorting factor-like isoform X2 yields MGRRSRGRNYDAELQRCRPEAALVEFGDYHPLKPIMVTDTKTRRGTRKGSTSSSSSSSSSAPADPLSSMLDGTDPLSMFAAASASEAPAMSHSVSAGDLGRKKREKEEEVVGADFEPWSSKRGEILARFTTTEKLSINLCMGSDKGKAPSPGSAVSEKVRTRLEELDDLEEGSQRELLNLSQQDYANRIEELNQSLKEAWASDQKVRALKIVIQCSKLLSDTSVIQFYPSKFVLITDILDTFGRLVYDRIWTMCSDPRPLPDSFTVDDVNDTAKETCLNWFFKIASIRELLPRLYVEAAILKCNRFLNKSGIQETLPRLTAMIRGIGDPLVAAYTRAYLCRVGMEVAPHLKDSLNRNFFDLLGTFRQISGDSVQNQLVLQRVEVPEYLTLYSPAINWILQCIAYRAPELLLTEMMDRCKKLGNNALLLNSVMRAFRPEFVAARATDFIGMIKDCDEAGFPKHLLFGSLGRSLACADPPESERLTILNEAWKVVTKVRNPQDYVNCAEIWVEFTCRHFTKREVNTVLADIIKHMTPDRAFEDAYPQLQSVIRKILTYFHDFSLLFSMERFLPFLDMFQKDSVRVEVCRSIMEVFIKHQVEPTRDPVILNAMLHICKTMHDSVNALTLDDEKRSLALLIIGFIRMVSFGRDFEQQLSFCVEARATFCNLEPVLVQLIHTVNQLAMETSTVMRGSHSRKTAAFVRACAAYSFITIPSLSSIFSRLSLYLLSGQVALANQCLSQADAFLKAAVSILPEVPRSISVEGKLRSSESFLLDFINNFLATLLVVPDHPEHGVLYLVRGLLNMVQDYTWEDNSDAKVRVYVSALPLLAAMSQETYLYSIPKVDSNETLYGGDPKFLSEINKLCETLIGQILDHLKALGRDEQSTRRQCALAFSLFGVLLAHGDLRNNKLSQLAVNLWNLSHKHGYCETRISVRTLEYIKHQAHLPDMTHLTDTVQRLALQSRT; encoded by the exons ATGGGCAG GCGTTCCCGCGGGCGCAACTATGacgcagagctgcagagatgtCGTCCTGAGGCGGCTCTGGTTGAGTTTGGAGACTATCATCCCCTCAAACCCATCATG GTGACAGACACAAAGACCCGCCGTGGTACTCGTAAAGGCAGcacctcctcgtcttcctcctcctcctcctccgcacCCGCAGACCCACTCAGCTCCATGCTGGACGGGACCGATCCCCTCTCCATGTTCGCGGCGGCCTCAGCCAGCGAGGCTCCAGCCATGTCACACAGCGTCTCCGCAGGG GATttggggaggaagaagagggaaaaggaggaagaggtggtggGAGCAGACTTTGAACCCTGGTCGTCCAAACGAGGAGAGATCCTGGCTAGGTTCACCACCACTGAAAAGCTCTCAATT AATCTTTGCATGGGTTCTGATAAAG GAAAAGCTCCAAGTCCAGGATCAGCTGTTTCAGAGAAAGTTCGTACTCGTCTGGAGGAACTGGATGATCTGGAGGAG ggctCCCAGAGAGAGCTGCTGAACCTCTCCCAGCAGGATTACGCTAACCGCATTGAGGAGCTAAACCAGTCCCTGAAGGAGGCCTGGGCTTCTGACCAGAAGGTCAGAGCCCTGAAGATCGTCATCCAG TGCTCTAAGCTTCTATCTGACACCTCGGTGATCCAGTTCTACCCCAGCAAGTTTGTTCTCATCACTGATATCCTCGACACTTTTG GTCGGCTGGTGTACGATAGAATCTGGACCATGTGTTCAGACCCAAGACCCCTACCAG aTTCATTCACAGTCGATGATGTGAATGACACAGCCAAGGAGACGTGCCTCAACTGGTTCTTCAAGATCGCTTCCATCAGGGAGCTTCTGCCCAGATT ATACGTCGAGGCCGCCATTCTCAAGTGCAACCGCTTCCTGAACAAATC CGGTATTCAAGAGACGCTCCCTCGGTTGACAGCCATGATCAGAGGGATCGGAGACCCTCTGGTGGCAGCGTACACCAGAGCTTACCTCTGCAGG GTGGGCATGGAAGTCGCTCCCCACCTTAAAGACAGCCTGAACCGCAACTTCTTTGACCTGCTCGGCACCTTCCGGCAGATCAGCGGGGACAGCGTCCAGAACCAGCTGGTCCTGCAGAGGGTGGAGGTGCCCGAGTACCTGACGCTGTATTCACCCGCCATCAACTGGATCCTGCAGTGCATCGCCTACAGAGCTCCTGAG CTTCTGCTAACAGAGATGATGGACCGATGCAAGAAGCTGGGGAACAA TGCCTTGCTGCTGAACTCAGTCATGAGGGCCTTCAGGCCGGAGTTCGTTGCAGCCAGAGCCACGGACTTCATCGGTATGATCAAAGACTGCGACGAGGCCGGTTTCCCGAAG CATCTGTTGTTTGGGTCTCTGGGTCGCAGTCTGGCTTGTGCCGACCCTCCAGAATCTGAGAGGCTGACGATCCTTAATGAAGCCTGGAAGGTCGTCACCAAAGTCCGAAATCCTCAG GATTACGTCAACTGCGCTGAGATCTGGGTGGAATTCACCTGTCGACACTTCACA AAACGTGAGGTCAACACTGTTCTGGCTGACATCATCAAACACATGACCCCCGACCGGGCATTTGAGGACGCTTATCCTCAG CTGCAGTCAGTGATCAGGAAGATCCTCACCTACTTCCACgacttctccctcctcttctccatg GAGCGTTTTCTACCGTTCTTAGACATGTTCCAGAAGGACAGTGTGAGGGTGGAGGTCTGCAGGTCCATCATGGAGGTCTTCATCAA ACACCAGGTGGAGCCCACCAGAGACCCGGTCATCCTCAACGCTATGCTGCACATCTGCAAGACAATGCACGACTCTGTGAA CGCTCTCACTCTTGACGACGAGAAAAGATCTTTGGCTCTGCTGATCATCGGCTTCATCCGCATG gtTTCTTTTGGTCGTGACTTCGAGCAGCAGTTGAGTTTCTGTGTGGAGGCCAGGGCCACCTTCTGTAACCTGGAGCCAGTGCTGGTGCAGCTCATCCAT ACGGTGAACCAGCTGGCGATGGAGACCAGCACGGTGATGAGAGGGAGTCACTCCAGAAAAACGGCGGCCTTCGTCAGG GCGTGCGCTGCCTACAGCTTCATCACCATCCCGTCTCTCAGCAGCATCTTCAGTCGTCTCAGCCTCTACCTGCTGTCTGGTCAGGTAGCCTTGGCAAACCAGTGTCTGTCTCAGG CGGATGCTTTCCTGAAGGCCGCGGTCAGTATTCTTCCGGAAGTTCCTCGCTCCATCAGCGTGGAGGGGAAACTCCGCTCTTCTGAGAGCTTCCTCCTGGACTTCATCAACAACTTCCTAGCTACGCTGCTGGTTGTCCCG GACCATCCAGAGCACGGCGTGCTCTACCTGGTCCGCGGCCTGCTCAACATGGTCCAGGATTACACCTGGGAAGACAACAGTGACGCTAAGGTGCGGGTCTACGTCAGTGCTCTGCCCCTGCTGGCTGCCATGAGCCAGGAAACCTACCTCTACTCCATCCCTAAAG TTGACTCCAATGAGACACTTTATGGCGGAGACCCCAAGTTTCTATCAGAGATCAACAAGCTGTGTGAGACTCTGATCGGACAGATCCTGGACCACCTGAAGGCACTCGGTCGAGACGAG CAGAGCACGCGGCGTCAATGCGCTCTGGCGTTTTCCTTGTTCGGTGTCCTGCTGGCTCACGGCGACCTGAGGAACAACAAGCTGAGCCAGCTGGCTGTCAACCTGTGGAACCTCAGCCACAAACACGGATACTGTGAGACTCGTATCTCA GTTCGGACTCTTGAGTACATTAAACACCAGGCTCACCTGCCCGACATGACTCACCTGACAGACACAGTCCAGAGGCTGGCACTGCAGTCCCGCACCTGA